From the genome of Aquiluna borgnonia:
CCTCGGCACCTCATTCACCAGGACATCTCGCAATATTCCACCCACCACCGCGGTAATAACTCCCATTAGAACTGCGATCAGCGGGCTGGAGCCAAGCTCAAGTGCAATGTGCGTGCCTCCCGCAGTGAAGATGCCCAGTCCGATGGCATCGGGGATGACAATTGCTTTTTCTGTGAAAACGAAGTGTCTGGCACGAAAGAAAAACGGTAGAAAGAATGCCAGAGCAATTAGCACCCAGACCCAAAACTCCTGCTCGACCCAGAAAAAGGGCCTCCGGTCTAAAAGGATGTCTCTCAAAGTTCCGCCGCCAAAGGCAGTGATAAACCCGACCATCACCACACCGACAAGGTCAAAGTGCTTTCGAGCAGCCTCGATGACTCCGGAGAGTGCGAATGCGATTACGCCCAGCACCTCAAGGGCAATCAGGAATGCGTCGAGGGTAATTTGCTTCACCAACTTCCAGTCAGGGGGAAGCATGTCCTGAGACATGAATCTGTAGTGCGCGAGGCGGGACTTGAACCCGCACGTCCTTGCGGACACTGGCACCTGAAGCCAGCGCGTCTGCCATTTCGCCACTCGCGCGTTAGAGGCTCTCTCAAGCCCAACAAG
Proteins encoded in this window:
- a CDS encoding trimeric intracellular cation channel family protein, whose amino-acid sequence is MSQDMLPPDWKLVKQITLDAFLIALEVLGVIAFALSGVIEAARKHFDLVGVVMVGFITAFGGGTLRDILLDRRPFFWVEQEFWVWVLIALAFFLPFFFRARHFVFTEKAIVIPDAIGLGIFTAGGTHIALELGSSPLIAVLMGVITAVVGGILRDVLVNEVPRAFHDHQPYAVVAFAGGWLVVLLDALLLPVSITLLFGSVFIILLRLMSVKFGWELKRWRFL